The window CCCAATGACCTGCTGCGAGGGCTGTCCTCGGTGACGGTCAGTGCCCAGGTGCTGGTGCGCGCGGAGCAGACGGGCAACCACTTCCTCTGGAACTTCGGCAACACGACGAACGGCATCGGCGACGGCTACCTGTTCGCCACCTCGACGCCGTACCGTGCCGCCGTCGGCATCGGCAACTGGAGCACGGAGCAGGGGCCCAACAGCGGGAGCAATGTGCCCCGTGACGTCTGGAAGACCCTCACGTACACGCTGGACGATGCGACCGACACGTCGCGCATCTACCTCGACGGCGTGCAGGTTGCCGTCAACACGCAGACGACGACGAAGCCGGGTGACATCGGTCAGGGAACGACGACGGCCAACTACATCGGCCGCTCCGCGTACAACGCCGACCGCCTGCTCGCGGGCAGTGTCCGTGACTTCCGGCTGTACGACCGCGCACTGAGCGCGAACGAGGTGGGCGACCTGGTCTACGTCCCGCCCGTGCCGGGAGAGTCGGAGGCCGTGGATGCGGCGCTCGCCGCCCTGTCGGTGCCGAACGCCGACGACGTCCGCGGCAACATCACGCTCCCTGGCTCGTCGAAGGGCCTCGACGTCTCGTGGTCATCATCGAACCCGGGCGTCGTCGGGACGGACGGCGTCGTCACCCGCGGCTCGAGCGATCAGGCGGTGACCGTCACCGCCAGCGTCACCAAGGGCAACACCACCCGCACGCGCGACATCGCGCTGACGGTGCGCGCCGCGGTCGAGCTGGCGCCGTTCGAGGGATACACGTTCGCCTACTTCACCGGCAACTCGGTGCAGGGAGAGAACATCTACTTCGCGGCCAGCAACGGCAACAACGCGCTGTCGTGGACCGAGCTCAACAACGGCAACTACACCCTCACCTCGAACTACGGTGAGAAGGGTCTGCGCGACCCGTTCCTCATCCGCTCTCCCGAGGGCGACACGTTCTACCTGATCGCGACCGACCTCTCGATCGGCCGCGACGGCAACTGGGACCGCTCGCAGCGCACCGGCTCGAAGTACATCGAGGTGTGGGAGTCGCACGACCTCATCACCTGGAGCGAGCAGCGCCACGTGAAGGTCTCGCCCGACACCGCCGGTAACACGTGGGCCCCCGAGGCGTACTACGACGAGTCGATCGGCGAGTACGTCGTCTTCTGGGCCTCCAAGCTCTATGCCGAAGACGACGTCAACCACACCGGCAACACCTACAACCGGATGCTGTACGCCACCACGCGCGACTTCGTCACCTTCAGCGACACCAAGATCTGGCAGGACGACGGCCTGTCGCGCATCGACTCGACGGTCATCAAGGCGGACGGTGTCTACCACCGCTTCACGAAGGATGAGGGCGCCGGCGGCACGGGCTGCAGCGACATCATCCAGGAGCGTTCGACCGACCTGCGTGCGCCGCTCTCGGGCTGGACGATGGAGGACTCGTGCATCGGCCGCGACGCCGGAACCGGTGCGGTCGAAGGGCCGTCGGTGTTCAAGGCGAACCCGGGCGACGTGAACGGCGAGAAGTACTACCTCTTCGTCGACGAGTACGGCGGCCGCGGGTACATCCCGCTCGCCACCGACGACATCGCCGACCCGGACTGGCAGGTGCCGGCGAACTACCGTCTGCCCGCCAGCCCCCGCCACGGCACGGTGGTGCCGGTGACGGCTGCGGAGCTCACCGCCCTGCGCGCCAACCTGCCGCAGCCGATCTCGGCGAACGAGGACGGCGAGGTCGTGCGGTACGACTTCACCGACGGCTCGGGCACCACGCTGCACGACCGCTCGGGCGCCGGGCGCGACGCCACCATCCAGGGCGGTGCCACGTTCTCGAACGGTGCACTGACCTTCGACGGCTCGAACGACTACGTCGATCTGCCCGACAACCTGCTGGCGGGGATGACGGATGTGACGGTCGAGACCCGCGTGAAGATCGACGCGGCTCAGCGCAATCCCTACTTCCTGTACTCCTTCGGCAACACCGGCGGCGACGGCAAGGGCAACGGCTACCTGTTCTCCACCGGCAACGACACCTACCGCGGGGCCATCACCACGGGTAACTGGACGGGTGAGCGCAACGCCACATCCGCATCCGCTCTTCCGCGCGGGGAGTGGGCGCACCTCGTGTACACATTGAGCGGGAACACTGCGCGGCTCTACCTCGACGGTGTGCAGGTCGCCCAGAACGACGACGTGTCCGTGGACCCCGGCGACATCGGGGGAGGCCGCACGCTCGCCAACTACATCGGCAAGTCGGTGTACAACGAGGACAACCTGTTCCGCGGTCAGGTGAGCGACTTCGTGCTCTACAACCGGGCGCTCTCGGCCGGCGAGGTCGTCGAGCGCTCGGGCAACGCCGAGGTGCTCGGCGGCGTGAGCCTCGCCGACCCGTCGGCGCTGAAGATGGCGCCGATCGTGGATGTGGCGAACCGCACGGTGACCTTCCCGGTCAACCGCGGCACGGACCTCACGAAGCTCCGTCCCGTCTACGCGACGGCGGAGGGTGTGACCGCCTCGCCCGCATCCGGCTCGGTGCGCAACCTCACCGCTCCGGTGACCGTGACGCTGTCGCGGCAGGGTGCGGAGAACGTCGTGTGGACGCTCAAGGCGGTCGAGGTGAAGACCCCCGTGCTGCCCGGCCTGTACGCCGATCCGAACATCGCGGTGTTCGGCGACACGTACTACATCTACGCGACGAGCGACGGCGTTCCCGGATGGGGCGGCAACACGTTCTACGTCTGGAAGTCCACCAACCTCGTGGACTGGACGCGCGCGGCCGAGCCCTTCCTGACGCTCGACGGCGCGAACGGGAACGTGCCGTGGGCGACGGGCAACGCATGGGCGCCGACGATCATCGAGAAGGGCGGCAAGTACTACTTCTACTTCAGCGGTCACGAGCCGAACGCCAACCGCAAGATGATCGGCGTCGCGGTCGCCGACAGCCCCGAGGGCCCGTTCACGGCCCAGGACCTGCCGATGATCCGCAACGACGAGAGCGTCACGAGCGGGCAGGCCATCGACCCGGCCGCGTTCCACGACCCGGTCTCGGGCAAGTACTACCTGTTCTGGGGCAACGGCAGCCCGCTCTACGGCGAACTGTCGGACGACATGACCAGCATCGTGCCCGGCACGATCAAGCGGATCTCGGGTCTGACCGACTTCCGCGAGGGCCTGTTCATGAACTACCGCGACGGGCTGTACCACCTGACGTACTCGATCGATGACACGGGTTCACCGAACTATCGCGTGGGCTACGCCACGTCGACGAGCATCGATGGACCGTGGACGTACCGCGGCATCCTGCTGCAGAAGGACACCACGCAGGGGATCCTCGGGCCGGCGCACAGCTCGATCATCAACGTTCCGGGCACGGACGACTGGTACATCGCATACCACCGGTTCGCCATCCCGGGCGGTGACGGCACGCACCGCGAGACGACGATCGACCGCATCCAGATCGGTTCCGACGGTCTGTTCCAGCCGGTCGTTCCGACCCTCACCGGCGTGGAGCCGCGCACGGTGCCCGGCACCGGCCCCGACCCGGAGCCGAGCGAGTCGCCGTCGCCGGAGCCCAGTGAGTCTCCGTCGCCGGAGCCGAGCGGCTCGGCCTCGCCCTCGCCGAACCCGAGCGGTTCTGCTTCGCCGCAGCCCACTCAGGAGCCGACTGCTCCTCGCGTGTCGGTCTCGACGTCGACCGTCGAGCGCGGCGGGATTGTGAAGGTCACCGTGACGGGGCTGGCTCCGGGTGAGCAGGTCACGGCGGAGCTGCGCAGCGATCCCATCCGGATCGCGGGCATCCCCGCGGCCGATTCGACCGGCACGGTGGTGTTCGACGTGCAGATCCCCGCGGATCTGCCCGCCGGCATCCACACGATCGTGGTCTTCGGTGCCGACGGATCGGAGATCGCCCGCCAGCTGATCACCGTCGTTCCGGCGGGGCAGCTCGCGGCCACAGGTGCGCAGGGGCCCTTGGGAGTTGCGCTCCTGGGATCGCTGCTGATCGTGGCAGGCGGCATGGCGTGGTTCCTGCGCCGTCCGCGCCGTCGGACGGTCTGATCACCCGCTGAACAATCGGGCCGGCACGGTATGCCTCTCGGGGCATATCGTGCCGGCCCTCGTGTTTCCTCTCGGCTACCGGGCATTCCTGTGCGGCGGCTGTGGATAACTCCAGCGCGCGGGCGTGGATCGCCTTCAGGATGCTGCGCATGTCACCGTCATCCGCTCTTCGCGAAGCGATGCCCGTCGAGGCAACGCTCGCCGAGCGGGTGCGCGCGCGGCTGCGTGCGGACGGCATCGACCCGACGCGTGACCCCGAAGCGGGGGAGCGGTTGGCCCGCGCGGAGGTGCGCCGCCACAACGATGCGGCGCTCGCCCGCGGCGCCGCGACGCTCGACGACGAGGACGCATCGGTTCGTGGTGTGCTCGCGACTGTCGCCGGTTACGGGCCTCTCCAGCCGCTGCTCGACGATCCTGAGATCGAGGAGGTCTGGATCAACGCACCCGATCGGGTGTTCGTCGCGCGCGAGGGCCGCTCCGAGCGGACCGGTGTGGTGCTCACCGAGGCGCAGGTGCGCGAGCTCGTCGAGCGCATGCTGCACGCGACCGGGCGACGCGTCGATCTGAGTCAGCCGTTCGTCGATGCGTCGCTTCCCGACGGGAGCCGGTTGCACGTCGTGATCGGCGGGATCACCCGTAAGCACTGGGCCGTCAACATCCGCAAGTTCCTGCCG is drawn from Microbacterium binotii and contains these coding sequences:
- a CDS encoding family 43 glycosylhydrolase, whose product is MPTLHRAAPLRRRTSRTLAVPVLAALVAAPLVSPLIAHADTPTGLVAHYALDETSGTVAVDSSGNARNAAYVGSPTLTGADGVRLDGSDDYVKLPNDLLRGLSSVTVSAQVLVRAEQTGNHFLWNFGNTTNGIGDGYLFATSTPYRAAVGIGNWSTEQGPNSGSNVPRDVWKTLTYTLDDATDTSRIYLDGVQVAVNTQTTTKPGDIGQGTTTANYIGRSAYNADRLLAGSVRDFRLYDRALSANEVGDLVYVPPVPGESEAVDAALAALSVPNADDVRGNITLPGSSKGLDVSWSSSNPGVVGTDGVVTRGSSDQAVTVTASVTKGNTTRTRDIALTVRAAVELAPFEGYTFAYFTGNSVQGENIYFAASNGNNALSWTELNNGNYTLTSNYGEKGLRDPFLIRSPEGDTFYLIATDLSIGRDGNWDRSQRTGSKYIEVWESHDLITWSEQRHVKVSPDTAGNTWAPEAYYDESIGEYVVFWASKLYAEDDVNHTGNTYNRMLYATTRDFVTFSDTKIWQDDGLSRIDSTVIKADGVYHRFTKDEGAGGTGCSDIIQERSTDLRAPLSGWTMEDSCIGRDAGTGAVEGPSVFKANPGDVNGEKYYLFVDEYGGRGYIPLATDDIADPDWQVPANYRLPASPRHGTVVPVTAAELTALRANLPQPISANEDGEVVRYDFTDGSGTTLHDRSGAGRDATIQGGATFSNGALTFDGSNDYVDLPDNLLAGMTDVTVETRVKIDAAQRNPYFLYSFGNTGGDGKGNGYLFSTGNDTYRGAITTGNWTGERNATSASALPRGEWAHLVYTLSGNTARLYLDGVQVAQNDDVSVDPGDIGGGRTLANYIGKSVYNEDNLFRGQVSDFVLYNRALSAGEVVERSGNAEVLGGVSLADPSALKMAPIVDVANRTVTFPVNRGTDLTKLRPVYATAEGVTASPASGSVRNLTAPVTVTLSRQGAENVVWTLKAVEVKTPVLPGLYADPNIAVFGDTYYIYATSDGVPGWGGNTFYVWKSTNLVDWTRAAEPFLTLDGANGNVPWATGNAWAPTIIEKGGKYYFYFSGHEPNANRKMIGVAVADSPEGPFTAQDLPMIRNDESVTSGQAIDPAAFHDPVSGKYYLFWGNGSPLYGELSDDMTSIVPGTIKRISGLTDFREGLFMNYRDGLYHLTYSIDDTGSPNYRVGYATSTSIDGPWTYRGILLQKDTTQGILGPAHSSIINVPGTDDWYIAYHRFAIPGGDGTHRETTIDRIQIGSDGLFQPVVPTLTGVEPRTVPGTGPDPEPSESPSPEPSESPSPEPSGSASPSPNPSGSASPQPTQEPTAPRVSVSTSTVERGGIVKVTVTGLAPGEQVTAELRSDPIRIAGIPAADSTGTVVFDVQIPADLPAGIHTIVVFGADGSEIARQLITVVPAGQLAATGAQGPLGVALLGSLLIVAGGMAWFLRRPRRRTV